A stretch of DNA from Anopheles ziemanni chromosome 3, idAnoZiCoDA_A2_x.2, whole genome shotgun sequence:
TTGCTTTTCAACGTTGTTGGCCGGTCGATGGTTGTGTTGGACACAATCAATCCGTCCACGGCACACGCTTTGATCCGAATCACGTCGACAATTTCCTTCAGGTCTTCGTCCGACAGGTCCGGCGCAAGCTTCAACAATATCGGCCGCCGTTCGTTTTCCGGTAAGGTAGAGCGTGCTTTCAGCACCTCCGTCAGTAACGTCTGTAGGGTACCTTTGCTTTGCATCGCACGAAGACCGACCGTATTCGGGCTGCTTACGTTAATGACCAGATAATCCGCCAGGGCACCGAAACGCTTCACACCTTGAACGTAGTCCTGTATTGCGTCCTGGGAAAGCTTGTTTTTACCTAGATTGATACCCAGGGCGGCTTTTTTTCCTGTCTCCTGTTTTTCCCGTGATTCACGCAATCGGTCGTATACCACATCGTGGCCCTCACTATTGAACCCATATCGGTTTACGATGGCCTTGTCTTCGTTCAACCGAAATATACGTGGCCGTGGGTTACCCGGTTGCGGCTCAGGCGTAACGGAACCAATCTCTACAAATCCGAATCCAATCAGTTCTAGCCCGGGGACGGCCTCGCCGTGCTTGTCAAAACCGGCCGCAATTCCCACCGGGTTGCTGAAGCTTAATCCAAGCAAGTTCGTTCGCAGCCGCTCCGGATCCTGATACTTTGGGCGAAAGAGTTTCCATTTCACTCCAAGAACCGCTAGATCATGGGCTGTTTCCGGTGGTATTAGCCTCACGAATGGCATAAACACGCCGTTGTAGAATTTTTCATCTCCACGATACACGCTGTACGCGCTGAACACAGCTGCTCCCAGGCCGGTGACTTTTATTAGTGAACGAATTTTATGCTGGAGTTGTGAGGGTGATGGAACCAAGAATAAATAACTCTTATCAGTACATTACGGCATGCTGTCCCTGAGCAAAATTCGTTTAC
This window harbors:
- the LOC131287219 gene encoding dihydroorotate dehydrogenase (quinone), mitochondrial; protein product: MSACRVRTPHKIRSLIKVTGLGAAVFSAYSVYRGDEKFYNGVFMPFVRLIPPETAHDLAVLGVKWKLFRPKYQDPERLRTNLLGLSFSNPVGIAAGFDKHGEAVPGLELIGFGFVEIGSVTPEPQPGNPRPRIFRLNEDKAIVNRYGFNSEGHDVVYDRLRESREKQETGKKAALGINLGKNKLSQDAIQDYVQGVKRFGALADYLVINVSSPNTVGLRAMQSKGTLQTLLTEVLKARSTLPENERRPILLKLAPDLSDEDLKEIVDVIRIKACAVDGLIVSNTTIDRPTTLKSNNAGQLGGLSGPPLKQRSTAMVAKVYKMTQGKVPIIGVGGIFTGEDAFEKIEAGASAVQLYTSFIFHGPPVVPKIKRELDALLEQHGYSSVQDAVGKGADKYLS